In Xyrauchen texanus isolate HMW12.3.18 chromosome 23, RBS_HiC_50CHRs, whole genome shotgun sequence, a genomic segment contains:
- the immt gene encoding MICOS complex subunit MIC60 isoform X1, with translation MLRVCWKGAHAAARQCVCGKVTTYPLQHCRRYTATGDSGSTAGKIVAASLLTIGGGLGGTILYSKWDPKFRANVEKNVPYSDQLFEMTLGPPPPLVPLQKKLGKIEPLQISSLPEVTKESKQPRAKVKKPDPAPVGALPAIQEAPAPATQTLEAEECKECSHHEPEPKERPVEEVTARLAEQDKAEQNALAALTAELEETLGSSAKVTLQAIGAQEAALSAIATHTHQLKDAMDSQSPPDEKSAQWRALNEALSERTRAMDEAGEVLFKAKGELEKLRGVINSAKESKIDSARPHILAAEENLHSMIVDLDNVVTKVQTAQSEAKIVSQYSELVNEAKAQFQKELASITPEIQANWKGLTGKLSADDLNSLIAHAHRRIDQLNRELAEQRVREHIHIETALEQQKLENKKTLERAVVSAIEHSREDMRLEQEKKVQEMREVMEAEMRTQLRRQAAAHTDHLRDVLKVQEQELREDAQEILNSKMMEQETHYRRLTQEQLDTFTLDMNAAYARLKGIEEAIDSHVIAEEEARKAHQLWLSVEALNYTLKSAGADSPTEPLEGAVYAIKESCAENEFAQALATAIPEESLNRGIYSEASLRARFYGIRRLARRVALIDETRNSLYQYFLSYIQSVLLFEREQEVPPAKLAPEDLDTFKLLAYATYSIEHGDLELAAKFINQLRGESRFVAQDWLKEARLTLETKQVISLLSAYANAVGLGTTQAP, from the exons ATGCTGCGCGTCTGTTGGAAAGGGGCTCATGCAGCGGCGCGG CAATGTGTGTGTGGTAAAGTGACGACCTATCCATTGCAGCACTGCCGCAGATACACCGCCACTGGAGACTCCGG ATCTACTGCTGGGAAAATTGTGGCTGCCAGTCTTTTAACCATTGGTGGAGGTCTTGGTGGTACAATCCTTTACTCCAAATGGGACCCCAAATTTCGGGCAAATGTAGAGAAGAACGTTCCCTACTCTGATCAACTATTTGAAATGACACTCGGCCCACCTCCTCCACTCGTCCCTTTACAAAAGAAACTG GGAAAGATTGAACCCCTGCAAATATCTTCATTACCAGAAGTTACTAAGGAGTCAAAGCAGCCCAGAGCCAAAGTAAAGAAGCCTGACCCAGCACCAGTGGGAGCTCTACCTGCCATACAGGAAGCTCCAGCACCAGCCACACAGACACTAGAGG ctgAAGAGTGTAAGGAGTGCTCCCATCATGAGCCTGAGCCGAAGGAGAGACCAGTAGAGGAAGTGACCGCTCGACTGGCTGAACAGGACAAAGCTGAGCAAAATGCTCTGGCAG CTCTGACTGCTGAACTGGAGGAAACACTGGGCAGTTCAGCGAAGGTCACACTGCAGGCCATCGGAGCTCAGGAGGCCGCACTTTCCGCCatcgccacacacacacaccaactcaAAGACGCAATGGACTCCCAG agCCCTCCTGATGAGAAGTCAGCTCAGTGGAGAGCACTAAATGAGGCTCTGAGTGAGAGGACCCGAGCCATGGACGAGGCTGGAGAAGTCCTATTTAAAGCCAA AGGAGAGCTCGAGAAACTTCGTGGAGTGATCAACAGCGCTAAGGAATCTAAGATTGACTCAGCAAGACCGCATATCCTGGCCGCGGAGGAGAACTTGCACAGCATGATTGTGGATCTGGATAATGTTGTAACCAAG GTGCAGACGGCGCAGTCGGAGGCGAAGATCGTTTCTCAGTACAGTGAGCTGGTGAATGAGGCCAAAGCTCAGTTCCAAAAGGAACTCGCCAGCATCACACCTGAGATCCAGGCCAACTGGAAAGGACTCA CGGGAAAGCTGAGCGCTGACGATCTGAACTCTTTGATCGCCCATGCTCACCGGCGCATCGATCAGCTGAACCGCGAGCTGGCAGAGCAGCGGGTGAGGGAGCATATCCACATCGAGACAGCTCTAGAGCAACAGAAGCTGGAGAATAAGAAAACTCTAGAGAGAGCCGTGGTCTCTGCCATAGAGCACAGCCGTGAAGACATGAGACTCGAGCAGGAGAAGAAG GTGCAGGAGATGCGTGAAGTGATGGAGGCTGAGATGAGGACACAACTGCGTCGTCAGGCTGCTGCACACACCGATCACCTGCGGGACGTGCTGAAGGTTCAAGAACAAGAACTACGCGAAGATGCCCAGGAG ATTCTGAACAGTAAGATGATGGAGCAGGAGACTCATTACCGCAGGCTGACTCAAGAACAGCTGGACACCTTTACTCTGGACATGAACGCAGCTTACGCCCGGCTGAAGGGCATCGAGGAGGCCATAGACA GTCATGTGATTGCTGAAGAGGAGGCCCGTAAAGCTCATCAGCTGTGGCTGTCTGTGGAGGCTTTGAACTATACTCTAAAGTCAGCAGGTGCTGATTCCCCCACCGAGCCTTTAGAGGGCGCTGTATATGCCATTAAAGAGAGCTGTGCGGAAAATGAGTTCGCTCAGGCATTGGCCACAGCAATTCCCGAAGAGTCTCTCAACCGAGGGATCTACAGTGAAGCTTCACTACGCGCACGTTTCTACGGCATCCGCCGGCTCGCACGACGCGTGGCACTCATTGACGAAACGCGTAACAGCCTTTACCAGTACTTCCTGTCGTACATACAGTCCGTCCTTTTGTTTGAGAGAGAGCAGGAGGTGCCACCTGCTAAACTAGCACCCGAAGATCTCGACACTTTCAAGCTGCTTGCCTATGCTACTTACAGCATCGAGCATGGCGACCTGGAACTTGCCGCTAAATTCATCAACCAATTGCGTGGCGAGTCACGCTTTGTGGCACAGGACTGGCTCAAAGAAGCCCGGCTCACACTTGAAACAAAGCAGGTTATCAGCCTGCTATCAGCATATGCTAATGCTGTGGGATTGGGTACCACACAGGCTCCTTAG
- the immt gene encoding MICOS complex subunit MIC60 isoform X3, translating into MLRVCWKGAHAAARQCVCGKVTTYPLQHCRRYTATGDSGSTAGKIVAASLLTIGGGLGGTILYSKWDPKFRANVEKNVPYSDQLFEMTLGPPPPLVPLQKKLGKIEPLQISSLPEVTKESKQPRAKVKKPDPAPVGALPAIQEAPAPATQTLEEASASAAHIISAMSEVPSVPAPGTSDETPHGAPVSPGSVPSKSEECKECSHHEPEPKERPVEEVTARLAEQDKAEQNALAALTAELEETLGSSAKVTLQAIGAQEAALSAIATHTHQLKDAMDSQSPPDEKSAQWRALNEALSERTRAMDEAGEVLFKAKGELEKLRGVINSAKESKIDSARPHILAAEENLHSMIVDLDNVVTKVQTAQSEAKIVSQYSELVNEAKAQFQKELASITPEIQANWKGLTGKLSADDLNSLIAHAHRRIDQLNRELAEQRVREHIHIETALEQQKLENKKTLERAVVSAIEHSREDMRLEQEKKVQEMREVMEAEMRTQLRRQAAAHTDHLRDVLKVQEQELREDAQEILNSKMMEQETHYRRLTQEQLDTFTLDMNAAYARLKGIEEAIDSHVIAEEEARKAHQLWLSVEALNYTLKSAGADSPTEPLEGAVYAIKESCAENEFAQALATAIPEESLNRGIYSEASLRARFYGIRRLARRVALIDETRNSLYQYFLSYIQSVLLFEREQEVPPAKLAPEDLDTFKLLAYATYSIEHGDLELAAKFINQLRGESRFVAQDWLKEARLTLETKQVISLLSAYANAVGLGTTQAP; encoded by the exons ATGCTGCGCGTCTGTTGGAAAGGGGCTCATGCAGCGGCGCGG CAATGTGTGTGTGGTAAAGTGACGACCTATCCATTGCAGCACTGCCGCAGATACACCGCCACTGGAGACTCCGG ATCTACTGCTGGGAAAATTGTGGCTGCCAGTCTTTTAACCATTGGTGGAGGTCTTGGTGGTACAATCCTTTACTCCAAATGGGACCCCAAATTTCGGGCAAATGTAGAGAAGAACGTTCCCTACTCTGATCAACTATTTGAAATGACACTCGGCCCACCTCCTCCACTCGTCCCTTTACAAAAGAAACTG GGAAAGATTGAACCCCTGCAAATATCTTCATTACCAGAAGTTACTAAGGAGTCAAAGCAGCCCAGAGCCAAAGTAAAGAAGCCTGACCCAGCACCAGTGGGAGCTCTACCTGCCATACAGGAAGCTCCAGCACCAGCCACACAGACACTAGAGG AAGCCTCCGCCTCAGCAGCTCATATTATTTCAGCTATGAGCGAGGTACCCTCTGTTCCCGCGCCAGGCACAAGCGATGAAACCCCACATGGAGCCCCAGTCTCCCCCGGCAG CGTACCATCCAAGT ctgAAGAGTGTAAGGAGTGCTCCCATCATGAGCCTGAGCCGAAGGAGAGACCAGTAGAGGAAGTGACCGCTCGACTGGCTGAACAGGACAAAGCTGAGCAAAATGCTCTGGCAG CTCTGACTGCTGAACTGGAGGAAACACTGGGCAGTTCAGCGAAGGTCACACTGCAGGCCATCGGAGCTCAGGAGGCCGCACTTTCCGCCatcgccacacacacacaccaactcaAAGACGCAATGGACTCCCAG agCCCTCCTGATGAGAAGTCAGCTCAGTGGAGAGCACTAAATGAGGCTCTGAGTGAGAGGACCCGAGCCATGGACGAGGCTGGAGAAGTCCTATTTAAAGCCAA AGGAGAGCTCGAGAAACTTCGTGGAGTGATCAACAGCGCTAAGGAATCTAAGATTGACTCAGCAAGACCGCATATCCTGGCCGCGGAGGAGAACTTGCACAGCATGATTGTGGATCTGGATAATGTTGTAACCAAG GTGCAGACGGCGCAGTCGGAGGCGAAGATCGTTTCTCAGTACAGTGAGCTGGTGAATGAGGCCAAAGCTCAGTTCCAAAAGGAACTCGCCAGCATCACACCTGAGATCCAGGCCAACTGGAAAGGACTCA CGGGAAAGCTGAGCGCTGACGATCTGAACTCTTTGATCGCCCATGCTCACCGGCGCATCGATCAGCTGAACCGCGAGCTGGCAGAGCAGCGGGTGAGGGAGCATATCCACATCGAGACAGCTCTAGAGCAACAGAAGCTGGAGAATAAGAAAACTCTAGAGAGAGCCGTGGTCTCTGCCATAGAGCACAGCCGTGAAGACATGAGACTCGAGCAGGAGAAGAAG GTGCAGGAGATGCGTGAAGTGATGGAGGCTGAGATGAGGACACAACTGCGTCGTCAGGCTGCTGCACACACCGATCACCTGCGGGACGTGCTGAAGGTTCAAGAACAAGAACTACGCGAAGATGCCCAGGAG ATTCTGAACAGTAAGATGATGGAGCAGGAGACTCATTACCGCAGGCTGACTCAAGAACAGCTGGACACCTTTACTCTGGACATGAACGCAGCTTACGCCCGGCTGAAGGGCATCGAGGAGGCCATAGACA GTCATGTGATTGCTGAAGAGGAGGCCCGTAAAGCTCATCAGCTGTGGCTGTCTGTGGAGGCTTTGAACTATACTCTAAAGTCAGCAGGTGCTGATTCCCCCACCGAGCCTTTAGAGGGCGCTGTATATGCCATTAAAGAGAGCTGTGCGGAAAATGAGTTCGCTCAGGCATTGGCCACAGCAATTCCCGAAGAGTCTCTCAACCGAGGGATCTACAGTGAAGCTTCACTACGCGCACGTTTCTACGGCATCCGCCGGCTCGCACGACGCGTGGCACTCATTGACGAAACGCGTAACAGCCTTTACCAGTACTTCCTGTCGTACATACAGTCCGTCCTTTTGTTTGAGAGAGAGCAGGAGGTGCCACCTGCTAAACTAGCACCCGAAGATCTCGACACTTTCAAGCTGCTTGCCTATGCTACTTACAGCATCGAGCATGGCGACCTGGAACTTGCCGCTAAATTCATCAACCAATTGCGTGGCGAGTCACGCTTTGTGGCACAGGACTGGCTCAAAGAAGCCCGGCTCACACTTGAAACAAAGCAGGTTATCAGCCTGCTATCAGCATATGCTAATGCTGTGGGATTGGGTACCACACAGGCTCCTTAG
- the immt gene encoding MICOS complex subunit MIC60 isoform X2 — MDTFLQSEECKECSHHEPEPKERPVEEVTARLAEQDKAEQNALAALTAELEETLGSSAKVTLQAIGAQEAALSAIATHTHQLKDAMDSQSPPDEKSAQWRALNEALSERTRAMDEAGEVLFKAKGELEKLRGVINSAKESKIDSARPHILAAEENLHSMIVDLDNVVTKVQTAQSEAKIVSQYSELVNEAKAQFQKELASITPEIQANWKGLTGKLSADDLNSLIAHAHRRIDQLNRELAEQRVREHIHIETALEQQKLENKKTLERAVVSAIEHSREDMRLEQEKKVQEMREVMEAEMRTQLRRQAAAHTDHLRDVLKVQEQELREDAQEILNSKMMEQETHYRRLTQEQLDTFTLDMNAAYARLKGIEEAIDSHVIAEEEARKAHQLWLSVEALNYTLKSAGADSPTEPLEGAVYAIKESCAENEFAQALATAIPEESLNRGIYSEASLRARFYGIRRLARRVALIDETRNSLYQYFLSYIQSVLLFEREQEVPPAKLAPEDLDTFKLLAYATYSIEHGDLELAAKFINQLRGESRFVAQDWLKEARLTLETKQVISLLSAYANAVGLGTTQAP, encoded by the exons ATGGATACATTTCTTCAAT ctgAAGAGTGTAAGGAGTGCTCCCATCATGAGCCTGAGCCGAAGGAGAGACCAGTAGAGGAAGTGACCGCTCGACTGGCTGAACAGGACAAAGCTGAGCAAAATGCTCTGGCAG CTCTGACTGCTGAACTGGAGGAAACACTGGGCAGTTCAGCGAAGGTCACACTGCAGGCCATCGGAGCTCAGGAGGCCGCACTTTCCGCCatcgccacacacacacaccaactcaAAGACGCAATGGACTCCCAG agCCCTCCTGATGAGAAGTCAGCTCAGTGGAGAGCACTAAATGAGGCTCTGAGTGAGAGGACCCGAGCCATGGACGAGGCTGGAGAAGTCCTATTTAAAGCCAA AGGAGAGCTCGAGAAACTTCGTGGAGTGATCAACAGCGCTAAGGAATCTAAGATTGACTCAGCAAGACCGCATATCCTGGCCGCGGAGGAGAACTTGCACAGCATGATTGTGGATCTGGATAATGTTGTAACCAAG GTGCAGACGGCGCAGTCGGAGGCGAAGATCGTTTCTCAGTACAGTGAGCTGGTGAATGAGGCCAAAGCTCAGTTCCAAAAGGAACTCGCCAGCATCACACCTGAGATCCAGGCCAACTGGAAAGGACTCA CGGGAAAGCTGAGCGCTGACGATCTGAACTCTTTGATCGCCCATGCTCACCGGCGCATCGATCAGCTGAACCGCGAGCTGGCAGAGCAGCGGGTGAGGGAGCATATCCACATCGAGACAGCTCTAGAGCAACAGAAGCTGGAGAATAAGAAAACTCTAGAGAGAGCCGTGGTCTCTGCCATAGAGCACAGCCGTGAAGACATGAGACTCGAGCAGGAGAAGAAG GTGCAGGAGATGCGTGAAGTGATGGAGGCTGAGATGAGGACACAACTGCGTCGTCAGGCTGCTGCACACACCGATCACCTGCGGGACGTGCTGAAGGTTCAAGAACAAGAACTACGCGAAGATGCCCAGGAG ATTCTGAACAGTAAGATGATGGAGCAGGAGACTCATTACCGCAGGCTGACTCAAGAACAGCTGGACACCTTTACTCTGGACATGAACGCAGCTTACGCCCGGCTGAAGGGCATCGAGGAGGCCATAGACA GTCATGTGATTGCTGAAGAGGAGGCCCGTAAAGCTCATCAGCTGTGGCTGTCTGTGGAGGCTTTGAACTATACTCTAAAGTCAGCAGGTGCTGATTCCCCCACCGAGCCTTTAGAGGGCGCTGTATATGCCATTAAAGAGAGCTGTGCGGAAAATGAGTTCGCTCAGGCATTGGCCACAGCAATTCCCGAAGAGTCTCTCAACCGAGGGATCTACAGTGAAGCTTCACTACGCGCACGTTTCTACGGCATCCGCCGGCTCGCACGACGCGTGGCACTCATTGACGAAACGCGTAACAGCCTTTACCAGTACTTCCTGTCGTACATACAGTCCGTCCTTTTGTTTGAGAGAGAGCAGGAGGTGCCACCTGCTAAACTAGCACCCGAAGATCTCGACACTTTCAAGCTGCTTGCCTATGCTACTTACAGCATCGAGCATGGCGACCTGGAACTTGCCGCTAAATTCATCAACCAATTGCGTGGCGAGTCACGCTTTGTGGCACAGGACTGGCTCAAAGAAGCCCGGCTCACACTTGAAACAAAGCAGGTTATCAGCCTGCTATCAGCATATGCTAATGCTGTGGGATTGGGTACCACACAGGCTCCTTAG